The Nitrospiraceae bacterium genome segment AGATCTTAGAAACAACCCGGGCGGTCTTCTTAACAGCGCTGTTGACGTATCTGAGCAGTTTCTGCCTTCAGACAAACTGGTTGTATTCATAAAAGGACGCATAGGAGAGAAGATCGAGTACCGCACTGATTCTGAAAAACCGGATGATGCTACCAGTGAGAACAAGAAACTCTTCCGCAAAATACCTATGATAGTTCTTGTAAATCAGGGCAGTGCAAGCGCATCAGAGATTGTTGCCGGCGCTATCAAGGACTGGAATAGAGCTGTAATACTCGGAGTGCAGACATTCGGGAAAGCCTCTGTTCAAAGCGTTATCCCATTAAGCGACGGTTCTGGATTAAGGCTCACAACCGCACGCTACTATACTCCAAAGGGTATTTCCATACAATCAACAGGAATTACCCCGGACATTATTGTTAAACAGGAAGTTAAGGGCGCAAAAGAATTTCCAGTTATAAGAGAAAAAGATATTCCGGGACATCTTAAGAATGAAGTCAATGAAGACAAGACAAAAGAGCCTGAAGAAATGGCGCCTATCGAGATAAATGAGAAGGACGATACTCAGCTGCAGCGCGCAATTGAGCTGATCAAAACCTGGCAGGTTTTTAACACATTGCCAAAAGCATCTTAAATCTTATCCTCAGCTGAGTTAATAATCCGTCGAGGATAACAGAATACAGGCGCAATAAGGGGTTTGAGCATTCAAATTTTCTTTGATTCTGCTTGAACCCTGCCTTTAATCTAATTTATACTTGTTCATGTCACGTCTTATTATTGATATAGAAACTGCAGGCAAAGATTTTGATTCTCTTGATAAGCACACTCAGGACTATCTTCTCAAATGGGCAGAAACTGAAGAGGAAATCAAGGATATCAAGGAAAGCCTTGCACTGTATCCTCTCACCGGAGAGATAATTGTAATCGGGCTTTTCGATCCGGATTTAGATAAAGGCGCTGTTTATTTTCAATCCCCTGAAATCCTTTCGTTCCCATTCGAAAAAGACGGAGTAAAATTCGAACCCGGCACAGAAAAAGAAATATTAGAAAAATTTTGGGACAAGGTAAAAAAATACAGCGAGATAGTGACATTCAATGGAAGGGCTTTCGACTGCCCGTTTATACTCGTGCGCTCTGCAAAACACAAGATAAGACCTACAAAAGAACTTATGCCTAACAGATATAACGGCTCTCATATAGACCTTCTGGATCAGCTTGCATTCTACGGCGCATCAAGACGCAAGTTCAGTCTGGACATGTGGTGCAGGACTTTTGGGATAAAGAGTCCTAAAGAAGACGGGATAACCGGGGCAGAGGTTAAAAATCTCTTTGCTGAAAAGAAATACATCGATATCGCAAAATACTGTCTCGGTGATCTTAAGGCAACAAAAGATCTCTTATATTACTGGGAAAACTTTATAAAACTTAATCCATAAATGCATACCAACCCTTTTAAATTAAAAACTTTTTCAACAACAGGAATCGGAAGCCTTCCTCATAAAGACCCTGTTGAGGCGTGCACAATCATCATCGAGACATTCGACATCCCTTTCTGGCCGCAGCTTCCAAGACTCTCATTCAGAGAATCCATGGTTGCACAGTATTCTGAAGGAATGCCTTTTATAAAGATAAATCCTGAAAAACAGTCAATATGGATAGACAGAAACAAAAGCGATGACCTGGAAAGATTTTATGAAACCTATAATGAAGATATAAAGATCGCCATCTCAGAAGATTATGCAAAAGGGCTGCACACCTTCTTGAATATAGTAACAAACAGGTTTGATTTCGTAAAAGGACACGTAACCGGACCTCTTACCTTCACACTTGGATTAAGAGACAGGGCAGGGAAGGCAATTTTTTTCGATGAAGAGCTGAGGGAGATAGGCTTAATGCTGCTAAAGGCCAAAATCCGCTGGCAGATAGCTGCGTTAAAGCAGTTTGCTGACAATGTAATTATATTTATTGATGAACCAATATTGTCCGCGCTCGGAAGCACTGCTTATATGGGCGTTGACCCTGCTGAATCAGCCCGTATGTTAATAGAAACCTCTGATGCTATTAAACTTGCCGGAGGCATATCAGCAATTCACTGCTGCGGAAATGCTGACTGGGGAGCTGTAATTAGAACAGGCATCGATATTCTTAATTTCGACGCATATTCATATTTCGAGACCATACTTATTTATGAAAAGGCCCTGTCTGAATTTATCGAAAGAGGCGGATATCTTGCATGGGGAATTGTTCCGACAACAGATGCGCTCAATGATGAAACATATGATTCAATGAAAGAAAAACTCAACAAAAAAATAAATATGCTTGGGAAGATTATTCCAGAGGAAAAAATTCTTTCTCAGTCAATATTAACTCCGTCCTGCGGCATAGGCTCAAGAACAATACAGGACGCGCACAGAATTTTTCAGCTTCTTGTGCACTTAAAAGAATCATTCACCATTCAATAACTTCTTTTTAAAATTATATTTCCAGTTGCTTATCAAACAAAAAAGAGGCTATGATTTAAAATCATGGGAAAGAAACTAAAAAAAGGATTTTTTATATCTCTTGAAGGAATTGAGGGAACAGGCAAATCAACTCAGGCAAAACTGCTTGCAGAGTATCTGAAAAAGAAGGAATACAAAATTCTTCTCACTGAAGAACCAGGCGGAACAGCAATCAGCCTCGATATAAGAAAAGTGCTTCTCTCAACAAAACACAAACGCATGGAGCCGGTTGTTGAACTGCTTTTGTACAATGCTGCGCGCGCCCAGCTTATCAGAGAAAAAATTCTTCCTGCGCTCGAAAAAGGCTGGATAGTGATAACAGACCGTTTCAGCGATTCAACTTCAGTTTATCAGGGCTATGCCAGAGGAATAAATCCTAAAACAATTTCAGCTCTTGATAAAATCGCAACAGGCGGATTAAAGCCTGATCTCACAATACTTCTGGATCTGAACGCAGAAACAGGCCGCAAAAGAAACAGACGCGTAAA includes the following:
- a CDS encoding ribonuclease H-like domain-containing protein, whose product is MSRLIIDIETAGKDFDSLDKHTQDYLLKWAETEEEIKDIKESLALYPLTGEIIVIGLFDPDLDKGAVYFQSPEILSFPFEKDGVKFEPGTEKEILEKFWDKVKKYSEIVTFNGRAFDCPFILVRSAKHKIRPTKELMPNRYNGSHIDLLDQLAFYGASRRKFSLDMWCRTFGIKSPKEDGITGAEVKNLFAEKKYIDIAKYCLGDLKATKDLLYYWENFIKLNP
- a CDS encoding methionine synthase, whose translation is MHTNPFKLKTFSTTGIGSLPHKDPVEACTIIIETFDIPFWPQLPRLSFRESMVAQYSEGMPFIKINPEKQSIWIDRNKSDDLERFYETYNEDIKIAISEDYAKGLHTFLNIVTNRFDFVKGHVTGPLTFTLGLRDRAGKAIFFDEELREIGLMLLKAKIRWQIAALKQFADNVIIFIDEPILSALGSTAYMGVDPAESARMLIETSDAIKLAGGISAIHCCGNADWGAVIRTGIDILNFDAYSYFETILIYEKALSEFIERGGYLAWGIVPTTDALNDETYDSMKEKLNKKINMLGKIIPEEKILSQSILTPSCGIGSRTIQDAHRIFQLLVHLKESFTIQ
- the tmk gene encoding dTMP kinase, with amino-acid sequence MGKKLKKGFFISLEGIEGTGKSTQAKLLAEYLKKKEYKILLTEEPGGTAISLDIRKVLLSTKHKRMEPVVELLLYNAARAQLIREKILPALEKGWIVITDRFSDSTSVYQGYARGINPKTISALDKIATGGLKPDLTILLDLNAETGRKRNRRVNKNDRFELEDIKFHKKVREGFLKLAVKEPKRIKLVKASKGINDIHRKIVRIVERALR